One Ancylobacter novellus DSM 506 genomic window, CGGCGGTGTAGAGCTTGGATTCGGTCTGGATCCATTTCGGCGGCACGGTGCCCTTCGCCTTGTAGGCGATGATGGCGTCGAAGGCGGGACCGGCCATGTTCGGGGTGAGCTCCACCGTGGTGTTGGCCTCGCCCGCCGCCATGGCCTTGAAGATGTCCGGCACGGCGTCGATGGAGACGGTCAGCACGTCGGAGCCGGGCTTGAGGCCGGCTTCCTTCATCGCCTGGATGGCGCCGACCATCATGTCGTCATTGTGGGCGTAGACGGCGCAGATGTTCTTGCCGCCGCCTTCGGCCTTGATGAAGCTCTCCATCACCTCCTTGCCCTTGGCACGGGTGAAGTCGCCGGTCTGGCTGCGCACGATCTTGACGTTCGGCGCGGAGGCGATGCCTTCCTCGAAGCCCTTCTTGCGGTTGGCGGCGACGCTGGCGCCGACCGTGCCCTGCAATTCGACCACGTTGCAGGGCTTGGCGCCGACCGTCTTCACCAGCCATTGCCCGGCGACGCGGCCCTCATGCACGCTGTCGGAGGTGACGGCGGTGAGGTAGAGGTCCTTGCCGGAAGGGTCGATGTCGCGGTCGAGCAGGACGACCGGGATATTGGCCTCCTTGGCCTCCTTCAGCACCGAATCCCAGCCGGTGGAAACGACCGGGGCGAGGAAGATCGCGTCCACGCCCTGGGCGATGAAGGAGCGGATCGCCTTGATCTGGTTCTCCTGCTTCTGCTGCGCGTCGGCGATCTTGAAATTGATGTTCCGCTTCTTGGCCTCGGCCTTGGAGACGGTGGTCTCGGCGGCGCGCCAGCCCGATTCCGAGCCGATCTGCGAGAAGCCGATGGTGAGGTCCGCGGCCTGCGCGCCAGCGGAGACGAGCGCGCCGGAGAAGGCGGTCGCGAGCAACAAAGCCTTGAAATTCATTGGCGTTTCTCCCGTGGGGTGCTGCCGTCGCGCCACTGGCGAGCGCTTTCCGGCCGGCAATTTATGGCACAGGGAAACAGGTCTGAATAGTCATACTGTTTTACTATTTGACAGGTGGCGGCGCAGCGCTCGCGTGCCTTGGCGCACGGGCCTCCGCGCCGTGCCCTCGATAGGAGAAACGGGCAGAGACGCCATCGATGATCGGCAGAACGGCGAATGGGAGGGGCGCGTCACTGAGCCTGCTCCGGGCCGCCTGGACGTCTTCGGACGGGATGAAGCCTGCATGGCGATGTGGCCCGGGCGGCAACAGCCGAACCTGCCTCTCCCACTGCAAAGTGGGAGAAAAATATCAATGATTGCAATGATTTAAAGTGAATGGTGCCCAGGGGCGGAATCGAACCACCGACACTGCGATTTTCAGTCGCATGCTCTACCAACTGAGCTACCTGGGCGTAGCCGGCAACGGCCAGAGGCCGTGCGGAGCGGGCGGGTTATAGAGTCTCGGCCGCGCCCTGTCCATATCTGCGGCGGGCGAAAATCCGTCCTTTCCCCAAGGCGGCGGCGAACCGCATGACGACGGCATGACCGTGCGCCGCAGGCGACCGCTCAGCCCCCGCGCGGCGGTTCACGCCTTGCGCGGCGGCTTGGGGGCGAGGGAGGGCTCCTCGCCGTCCTCGTCGTCGTCCTCGGTGACCGGGATCGCATAGGCGCCGGTCAGCCAGCGGTGCAGGTCGACATCCGCGCAGCGGCTGGAGCAGAAGGGCTTGTACTTCTCCACCGAGGGTTTGCCGCAGATCGGGCAGGTCCCGGTGTTCTTGTCGGCACTGGAGGGCGCGTCAGCGCTCATGCTTCCCTCCCTGGTTCGGGTTCACTCCGGGTTGCCCCAGCGCTGGTAGACCGGGAAGCGCTCGCCGGCGAGCAGCGCCACGGTCTCGGCCAGCGGCAGGCCGACCACATTGGTGTAGGAGCCGACCAGCTTGACCACGAACACGCCGGCGAGGCCCTGGATGGCATAGCCGCCGGCCTTGCCGAGCCATTCGCGCGAGGCGACGTACCCGTCCATCTCCTCGCGCGACAGCC contains:
- the ytfQ gene encoding galactofuranose ABC transporter, galactofuranose-binding protein YtfQ; amino-acid sequence: MNFKALLLATAFSGALVSAGAQAADLTIGFSQIGSESGWRAAETTVSKAEAKKRNINFKIADAQQKQENQIKAIRSFIAQGVDAIFLAPVVSTGWDSVLKEAKEANIPVVLLDRDIDPSGKDLYLTAVTSDSVHEGRVAGQWLVKTVGAKPCNVVELQGTVGASVAANRKKGFEEGIASAPNVKIVRSQTGDFTRAKGKEVMESFIKAEGGGKNICAVYAHNDDMMVGAIQAMKEAGLKPGSDVLTVSIDAVPDIFKAMAAGEANTTVELTPNMAGPAFDAIIAYKAKGTVPPKWIQTESKLYTAADNPQAVYDSKKGLGY
- the yacG gene encoding DNA gyrase inhibitor YacG, producing MSADAPSSADKNTGTCPICGKPSVEKYKPFCSSRCADVDLHRWLTGAYAIPVTEDDDEDGEEPSLAPKPPRKA